Proteins from a single region of Shinella zoogloeoides:
- the cysT gene encoding sulfate ABC transporter permease subunit CysT — MTTPAAASVRWRLRQPSVIPGFGLTLGFSLAYLTLIILIPLAGLVWRSASLSGSEFLAILADARTLNALKVSFGTAFLAALINVVFGVIVAWVIVRYEFPGRRIVDAVVDLPFALPTAVAGIALAALYAPNGWVGQVLNVFGIKAAFNPTGIVIALVFIGLPFVVRTVQPIMEEIDREVEEAAATLGANRFQTVYRVLLPGLAPAILTGFALAFARGVGEYGSVIFIAGNIPYVSEIAPLLIVIRLEEFNYGAATAIATIMLALSFAMLLAINLIQAWSRRRYGHGA; from the coding sequence TTGACGACACCTGCTGCCGCCTCCGTGCGGTGGCGACTGAGGCAGCCAAGCGTCATTCCGGGCTTCGGATTGACGCTTGGCTTTTCGCTCGCCTACCTCACGCTCATCATCCTGATCCCGCTCGCCGGCCTCGTCTGGCGTTCCGCCTCCCTGTCGGGATCGGAGTTCCTCGCCATCCTCGCCGACGCGCGCACGCTGAATGCGCTCAAGGTCTCCTTCGGCACGGCCTTCCTCGCCGCCCTCATCAATGTCGTCTTCGGCGTCATCGTCGCCTGGGTCATCGTGCGCTACGAGTTCCCCGGCCGGCGCATCGTCGATGCGGTCGTGGACCTTCCCTTCGCCCTGCCGACGGCCGTCGCCGGCATTGCCCTTGCCGCGCTCTATGCGCCGAATGGCTGGGTCGGGCAGGTGCTCAACGTCTTCGGCATCAAGGCCGCCTTCAACCCCACCGGCATCGTCATCGCCCTCGTCTTCATCGGCCTGCCCTTCGTCGTGCGCACGGTGCAGCCGATCATGGAGGAGATCGACCGGGAGGTTGAGGAAGCGGCCGCGACGCTCGGCGCCAACCGCTTCCAGACGGTCTACCGCGTGCTGCTGCCGGGCCTTGCGCCGGCGATCCTCACGGGTTTCGCGCTCGCCTTCGCCCGCGGCGTCGGCGAATACGGCTCGGTCATCTTCATCGCCGGCAATATCCCCTATGTCTCGGAGATCGCGCCGCTGCTCATCGTCATCCGGCTGGAGGAGTTCAACTACGGTGCGGCGACGGCCATCGCGACGATCATGCTGGCGCTGTCCTTCGCCATGCTGCTCGCCATCAACCTGATCCAGGCCTGGAGCCGCAGGAGGTACGGTCATGGCGCATAA
- a CDS encoding sulfate ABC transporter substrate-binding protein → MSVFAKRLGAIALGVGLVFSGVSGAVAQTALLNVSYDPTRELYKDYNEAFAKHWKAETGEDVTIQQSHGGSGKQARAVIDGLEADVVTLALESDINAIADKTGKIAKDWRTRLPNNSAPYTSTIVFLVRKGNPKGIHNWGDLVKGDVQIVTPNPKTSGGARWNYLAAWAWANQEFGGDQDKIKAYIAELYKRAPVLDTGARGSLTTFAQRQIGDVLLAWENEAYLAGAEFGADSFDIVAPPISILAEPPVAVVDGNVDAKGTRKQAEAYLEYLYSEEGQNIAAKHFYRPSKREVVKPELLQQLPEIKLVTIDDPIFGGWAKAQPEHFGDGGVFDQIYKPGN, encoded by the coding sequence ATGTCTGTATTTGCAAAACGGCTCGGGGCGATTGCCCTTGGTGTGGGGCTGGTGTTTAGCGGGGTTTCGGGGGCGGTCGCGCAGACGGCGCTGCTCAACGTTTCCTATGACCCGACGCGCGAACTCTACAAGGATTACAACGAGGCTTTTGCCAAGCACTGGAAGGCCGAGACCGGCGAGGACGTGACGATCCAGCAGTCGCACGGCGGCTCGGGCAAGCAGGCGCGCGCCGTCATCGACGGTCTGGAAGCCGATGTGGTAACGCTGGCGCTGGAAAGCGACATCAACGCCATCGCCGACAAGACCGGCAAGATCGCCAAGGACTGGCGCACGCGCCTGCCGAACAATTCCGCCCCCTACACGTCGACCATCGTCTTCCTCGTGCGCAAGGGCAATCCGAAGGGCATCCATAACTGGGGCGATCTCGTGAAGGGCGACGTGCAGATCGTCACCCCCAATCCGAAGACATCGGGCGGCGCGCGCTGGAACTATCTGGCAGCCTGGGCCTGGGCGAACCAGGAATTCGGCGGCGATCAGGACAAGATCAAGGCCTATATCGCCGAGCTCTACAAGCGGGCGCCGGTGCTCGATACGGGTGCGCGCGGTTCGCTGACCACTTTCGCCCAGCGCCAGATCGGCGACGTGCTGCTCGCCTGGGAAAACGAAGCCTACCTTGCCGGCGCCGAATTCGGTGCGGACTCCTTCGATATCGTCGCCCCGCCGATCTCGATCCTCGCCGAGCCGCCGGTCGCGGTGGTCGACGGCAATGTCGATGCCAAGGGCACGCGCAAGCAGGCGGAAGCCTATCTCGAATACCTCTACTCGGAAGAAGGCCAGAACATCGCGGCCAAGCACTTCTACCGTCCCTCCAAGCGCGAGGTGGTGAAGCCCGAGTTGCTGCAACAGCTTCCCGAGATTAAGCTGGTGACGATTGACGACCCGATCTTCGGCGGCTGGGCGAAGGCACAGCCCGAGCACTTCGGCGACGGCGGCGTCTTCGACCAGATCTACAAGCCGGGGAACTGA
- a CDS encoding FAD/NAD(P)-binding protein, with protein sequence MFFERIVREDASPSRARPMARIAVIGAGPSGLATVIALMRRFHRPFEAWMIDAGDAPGAFGDGPAGRAFTTEPARDLSVLPDRPDDFARWLKDGFLADGAVTALRGPQDLHVPRALFRDYAMARFGEALALRKDVRLRTLCAAAQRIDIEGEGVRIGFGDGESALFDHAFIATGFGFAQREVASWEEASAAAVRLVRQERPSPLTLVGNGPRLAAILLDLRARGFFGAIHVAAASGGLPQPHGRAQEGVRFGEPPAGRSLRDAFRYIRQECSIAEARDGGQWQTVVDAASARLSVVWRNLPQAERNQYRRHLLRLHRHFAIRIAGDIHRRLMAEFETGRTRFVPPCAPPSGENTIDCRETPSANALAGMLGCDIATLSIDDCGRLLVHDAPLRGLSVVGAIASSLRPGPFVFAETVRQVYRSVLSAPLGGLARVSGG encoded by the coding sequence ATGTTCTTCGAACGGATCGTAAGGGAAGATGCCTCGCCCTCCAGGGCGCGGCCGATGGCGCGGATCGCGGTGATCGGCGCGGGGCCTTCGGGCCTTGCCACGGTGATCGCGCTGATGCGGCGTTTCCATCGTCCTTTCGAGGCGTGGATGATCGATGCCGGCGATGCGCCGGGCGCGTTCGGCGATGGCCCGGCGGGCCGGGCCTTCACCACGGAACCGGCGCGGGACCTCTCCGTCTTGCCGGACCGGCCGGACGATTTCGCCCGCTGGCTGAAGGACGGTTTCCTGGCGGACGGCGCCGTCACGGCGCTGCGCGGCCCGCAGGACCTGCATGTGCCGCGCGCCCTTTTCCGCGACTATGCGATGGCCCGTTTCGGCGAGGCGCTGGCCCTGCGAAAGGATGTGCGCCTGCGCACCCTTTGCGCTGCCGCGCAGCGTATCGACATCGAGGGCGAGGGCGTGCGCATCGGCTTCGGCGATGGCGAGAGCGCTCTCTTCGACCATGCCTTCATCGCCACCGGCTTCGGCTTCGCGCAGCGCGAGGTGGCGTCCTGGGAGGAGGCGAGCGCGGCGGCCGTGCGGCTCGTGCGGCAGGAGCGGCCGTCGCCCCTGACCCTTGTCGGCAACGGGCCGCGGCTTGCCGCCATCCTGCTCGACCTGAGGGCGCGTGGTTTCTTCGGGGCCATCCATGTCGCGGCGGCGAGCGGCGGGCTGCCGCAGCCGCATGGCCGGGCGCAGGAGGGCGTGCGCTTCGGCGAGCCGCCGGCCGGGCGCTCGCTCCGCGATGCCTTCCGCTATATCCGGCAGGAATGTAGCATCGCGGAGGCGCGGGACGGCGGCCAATGGCAAACCGTCGTCGATGCCGCCTCCGCCCGTCTTTCCGTGGTCTGGCGCAATCTGCCCCAGGCCGAGCGCAACCAGTATCGCCGTCATCTCCTGCGCCTGCACCGGCATTTCGCCATCCGCATCGCGGGCGATATCCACCGCCGCCTCATGGCGGAATTCGAGACCGGACGGACCCGTTTCGTGCCGCCGTGCGCCCCGCCATCCGGCGAAAACACCATCGACTGCCGCGAGACGCCTTCGGCCAATGCCCTTGCCGGCATGCTCGGCTGCGATATCGCCACCCTTTCCATCGACGATTGCGGCCGCCTTCTCGTCCATGACGCGCCGTTGCGCGGGCTGTCCGTCGTCGGGGCCATCGCGTCGAGCCTGCGACCGGGGCCGTTCGTCTTTGCCGAGACGGTACGGCAGGTCTATCGCAGCGTGCTGTCCGCGCCTCTCGGCGGTCTGGCGCGAGTGTCCGGCGGCTGA
- a CDS encoding phytanoyl-CoA dioxygenase family protein, with translation MQAAMGKRDSHPTAAATTQLKDIRKTLPLRVLSKADWEQWTTKGYVIVRQAVPAANVERLVDLLWRFDEKDPADPATWYAPQRREHKMKELNNTGMLEIYNRQYLWDNRMERRVYDVFVDIWDREDLWVTIDRANLNPPKQVKGNPNGFIHWDVDTSIRPLPIGVQGVLSLQKQDGDVGGFQCVPYLFEHFEEWVKTQPADRDPMHPDMSGLSVVNIDMDPGDLMIFNSLLAHGVRPNHSDGRVRMAQYIAMHPAEWDNEAERLERIRLWRDLDHPQRDAFPGDPRGWEKRNAGTATLTPLGEMLLGLARW, from the coding sequence ATGCAAGCCGCCATGGGCAAACGCGACAGCCACCCGACCGCTGCCGCCACGACGCAGCTCAAGGATATCCGCAAGACCTTGCCGCTGCGCGTTTTGTCGAAGGCCGATTGGGAACAGTGGACGACGAAGGGCTATGTCATTGTCCGGCAGGCCGTGCCTGCGGCGAATGTGGAGCGCCTTGTCGATCTTCTCTGGCGCTTCGACGAGAAGGACCCGGCCGATCCCGCGACCTGGTATGCGCCGCAGCGGCGCGAGCACAAGATGAAGGAACTGAACAATACCGGCATGCTGGAGATCTACAATCGCCAGTATCTCTGGGATAACCGCATGGAGCGGCGCGTCTACGACGTCTTCGTCGATATCTGGGATCGCGAAGACCTCTGGGTGACGATCGACCGGGCCAATCTCAATCCGCCGAAGCAGGTCAAGGGCAATCCGAACGGCTTCATCCATTGGGATGTCGATACGTCGATCCGCCCGCTTCCCATCGGCGTGCAGGGCGTCCTCAGCCTGCAGAAGCAGGATGGCGATGTCGGCGGCTTCCAGTGCGTGCCCTATCTCTTCGAGCATTTCGAGGAATGGGTGAAGACGCAGCCGGCGGATCGCGATCCGATGCACCCGGATATGAGCGGGCTTTCGGTCGTCAATATCGACATGGACCCCGGCGACCTCATGATCTTCAATTCCCTGCTGGCGCATGGCGTTCGCCCGAACCATTCGGACGGCCGTGTGCGCATGGCGCAGTACATCGCCATGCATCCCGCCGAATGGGACAATGAGGCGGAGCGGCTGGAACGCATCCGGCTCTGGCGCGACCTCGACCATCCGCAGCGCGATGCCTTTCCCGGCGACCCGCGCGGCTGGGAGAAGCGCAATGCCGGGACCGCGACGCTGACGCCGCTCGGCGAAATGCTGCTGGGCCTTGCCCGCTGGTGA
- a CDS encoding helix-turn-helix domain-containing protein: protein MRPYREHLPASSDASWSMLNRRLDDGIPFEWHHHPEFELTLTLNSRGQRLIGDHVGAYEHGDLVLIGPNLPHSWVSREKLRPAEPHVALVFWFGTEWITRLTAGTVELRPVQRLIERAATGLAFGNMLGLALADSFEAVYTRPPAQRLLGLLDILLQIADTEGGQPLASQAPPRADGSRERIDRVLQHLHQFYGQPIAMAELAEIAALSVSGLHRLFRKHTQTTVSDYVIGLRIGDACTRLSGTRQPIQHIAAEDGYTSLANFNRQFKRLRGMSPRSYRALFL from the coding sequence ATGCGCCCCTATCGCGAACACCTGCCGGCCTCTTCAGACGCATCCTGGAGCATGCTCAACCGCCGGCTCGACGACGGTATCCCCTTCGAATGGCACCATCACCCGGAGTTCGAGCTGACGCTGACGCTCAACTCGCGCGGCCAGCGCCTGATCGGGGATCATGTCGGCGCCTATGAGCATGGCGACCTCGTCCTGATCGGCCCCAACCTGCCGCATAGCTGGGTCTCGCGCGAGAAGCTGCGGCCGGCCGAACCCCATGTGGCGCTGGTCTTCTGGTTCGGCACGGAATGGATCACACGGCTGACGGCGGGCACCGTGGAGCTTCGCCCGGTCCAGCGCCTCATCGAGCGGGCGGCGACGGGACTGGCCTTCGGCAACATGCTCGGGCTGGCGCTCGCCGACAGTTTCGAGGCCGTCTATACCCGGCCGCCGGCGCAACGCCTTCTCGGGCTGCTCGATATCCTGCTGCAGATTGCCGATACGGAGGGCGGCCAGCCCCTCGCCTCTCAGGCGCCCCCGCGAGCGGATGGCAGCCGCGAGCGCATCGACCGCGTGCTCCAGCATCTCCATCAATTCTACGGGCAGCCGATAGCCATGGCGGAGCTTGCCGAAATCGCCGCCCTCAGCGTTTCCGGCCTGCATCGCCTGTTCCGCAAGCACACGCAGACGACCGTGTCCGACTATGTCATCGGTCTCAGGATCGGCGACGCCTGCACCCGCCTTTCCGGCACGCGCCAGCCCATCCAGCATATCGCCGCGGAGGACGGCTACACCTCGCTTGCGAATTTCAACCGGCAATTCAAACGGCTGCGCGGCATGTCGCCCCGCAGCTATCGGGCGCTGTTCTTGTAG
- a CDS encoding amidohydrolase family protein, with product MTLSDLVLGRRPEGRTALFARWIVAHENGRHRLLTDGEIVIEGQEVIYVGPRFPGEVARRIELGDTLVSPGFVDLDALSDLDTTVLTIDYGPGWAKGRVWPRSYVDRGPYEMYTPEQLVFQKRFAFAQLLLNGITSALPIASLFYREWAETAAEFEGAADAAGDLGLRVWLGPAYRSGGMVCEAPGVLEPVFDEARGLKGLEDAIAFAGRIAGRHEGLVQAMLAPDRVETSTLALLQRTMAASAEMNLPVRLHMAQGKMERQTVARLHGTTAPQWMARHGLLNERLIAPHAVEAEPEDLDLYARHGVTIAHCPLVYARGGEYLNAFRRCRDLGIRVGMGTDTTPPDMVLNMAVALMTGRIASGEDGLSTAEVFDAATLGGADALGRSDIGRLQPGSKADIAIFDLSDPRFAPTVDPVQSLIFGATGRVTRAVFVDGRLSMLDGEVAGIDIKAARRQAQAQFDGLVAKYPERAWGHPSVESMFPPTYPHLKAE from the coding sequence ATGACCCTTTCCGACCTCGTCCTCGGCCGCCGCCCGGAAGGCCGCACCGCGCTTTTCGCCCGCTGGATCGTCGCTCATGAAAACGGCCGCCACCGGCTGCTGACCGACGGTGAGATCGTTATCGAGGGGCAGGAAGTCATCTATGTCGGCCCGCGTTTTCCCGGCGAGGTGGCGCGGCGCATCGAGCTTGGCGATACGCTGGTCTCGCCCGGTTTCGTCGATCTCGACGCCCTGTCGGACCTCGACACCACGGTTCTGACCATCGACTACGGTCCCGGCTGGGCGAAGGGCCGCGTCTGGCCGCGCAGCTATGTCGATCGCGGCCCCTATGAAATGTACACGCCGGAACAGCTCGTCTTCCAGAAGCGCTTCGCCTTCGCGCAACTGCTCCTGAACGGCATCACCTCGGCGCTGCCCATCGCCTCGCTGTTCTACCGCGAATGGGCGGAAACCGCCGCCGAATTCGAGGGCGCGGCGGATGCGGCGGGCGATCTCGGCCTGCGCGTCTGGCTCGGCCCGGCCTACCGCTCCGGCGGCATGGTCTGCGAGGCGCCGGGCGTGCTGGAGCCGGTCTTCGACGAGGCGCGCGGTCTCAAGGGGCTGGAAGACGCCATCGCCTTCGCCGGCCGCATCGCTGGCCGTCATGAGGGGCTGGTGCAGGCCATGCTCGCGCCGGACCGGGTGGAAACCTCGACGCTGGCGCTTCTCCAGCGCACCATGGCGGCGTCCGCCGAAATGAACCTGCCGGTGCGCCTGCATATGGCGCAGGGCAAGATGGAGCGCCAGACGGTCGCCCGCCTGCACGGTACGACGGCCCCGCAATGGATGGCGCGCCACGGCCTGCTCAACGAGCGCCTGATCGCGCCCCATGCGGTAGAGGCCGAGCCGGAAGACCTCGACCTCTACGCCAGGCATGGCGTGACCATCGCCCATTGCCCGCTGGTCTATGCCCGCGGCGGCGAATATCTCAACGCCTTCCGCCGCTGCCGCGATCTCGGCATCCGCGTCGGCATGGGCACGGACACGACGCCGCCGGATATGGTGCTGAACATGGCCGTCGCGCTGATGACCGGCCGCATCGCTTCCGGCGAGGACGGGCTTTCCACGGCGGAAGTCTTCGATGCCGCCACGCTCGGCGGGGCCGATGCGCTGGGCCGCTCCGATATCGGCCGCCTGCAGCCCGGTTCCAAGGCTGATATCGCCATCTTCGATCTGTCCGATCCGCGTTTTGCGCCGACCGTCGATCCGGTGCAGTCGCTGATCTTCGGCGCCACCGGCCGGGTGACGCGCGCCGTCTTCGTCGACGGGCGGCTTTCCATGCTCGACGGCGAGGTGGCTGGCATCGATATCAAGGCGGCGCGCAGGCAGGCGCAAGCGCAGTTCGACGGGCTGGTCGCCAAATATCCCGAGCGCGCCTGGGGCCATCCGTCGGTGGAAAGCATGTTCCCGCCGACCTATCCGCATCTGAAGGCCGAGTGA